DNA sequence from the Candidatus Zixiibacteriota bacterium genome:
ATCGGTATGGCGCTGAATTGCCAGAGTATGGTTTTCACCGCAGTCACCTGAACATCAAAATCATAGGCGACACGCCGGGCATAAGTAACTGTCGATGACGTTTTAATATGGCCGATTGCGAACCGAAAGGAATGATGAGGCCCCGAAATGAGACTCAAACGCAGGTCCATGTACCCCGCATAATCATTCTGCGAATAGTAGGAATTGGGATATGCTTTGGCTTCGCTGTCCCAGTCGCTCATCGGCATTACCCCTGCTCCCCCGTTGAACGATACAAAGGCAGGCGGATTTTCGCCGGCTAAGGATGCCATCGGTAGAAAGAGAATGAGGACAAGTGCCTGCCGCCATCTACATAGTCTGTTCATGGTCGATTTACCTCCTTGCAAATTGAATGCTCCAAAATAGTGACGCTGGACTGTTCAAAATATGGAAATAAAAAAGGGCGGCCTTTGGGCCGCCCGCATCGATCGAAATCATCGATTGCTCTTTCTATACACCCAGTTTCTTCAATATCTCGGGAATATCCATAAATGTTCGGGCCGGGTGGGCGCCAGCCGCGGTCAGTGCCTCCAACTTCTCCCGGGCTGTTCCCATTTTCCCTTCGACAATCGCTCCGGCATGCCCCATTCGCTTCCCAGGCGGAGCGAAAATCCCGCCAATCATGGCAATCACCGGCGTCTTCATCTTCCTGATGGTATCGACCGCGCGCTCTTCATATACGCCGCCGATCTCACCGGTCATCACCACGGCTTTTGTTTTGGCGTCCTGCTCAAACATCCAGAGAATCTCATCAAAGGTCGAGCCGAGTATCGGATCTCCGCCCAGACCGACACAGGTGGTCTCGCCGTATCCGGTGCGGGTGAGGGTATCGGCGATATAGTAAGTAATCGAACCGGAGCGGCTGACCGTGCCGACCCGCCCGGGGGTGAAAGCTATATCCGGCATGATGCCGAGATTGGCCTCACCGGGGGTGATAATCCCGGCGGTGTTGCCGCCGAGCACGGTTGCTTTATGCGCCACCGCCTCTTTGCGCACTACCATCATGTCGTGTATCGGGATATGCTCTGGTATCACCACCACGAATTTTATCCCGGCCCGGATGGCCTCTATGGCCGCCTCTTTCACAAATGGCGCCGGAAGGAATATCACCGAAGTATCGGCGCCGGTGGCCTGTACGCACTCGGCGACCGTATCGAATACCGGTTTATTCTCGATGGTTGTACCACCTTTGCCGGGAGAGGTTCCACCGACAATATTGGTGCCGTATTCGATCATTCT
Encoded proteins:
- the sucD gene encoding succinate--CoA ligase subunit alpha; the protein is MAILVDKNSRVMVQGITGGAGKFHAKRMIEYGTNIVGGTSPGKGGTTIENKPVFDTVAECVQATGADTSVIFLPAPFVKEAAIEAIRAGIKFVVVIPEHIPIHDMMVVRKEAVAHKATVLGGNTAGIITPGEANLGIMPDIAFTPGRVGTVSRSGSITYYIADTLTRTGYGETTCVGLGGDPILGSTFDEILWMFEQDAKTKAVVMTGEIGGVYEERAVDTIRKMKTPVIAMIGGIFAPPGKRMGHAGAIVEGKMGTAREKLEALTAAGAHPARTFMDIPEILKKLGV